TTTTTGATGGTTTGCTGGTCGATGGATAACGGCAACGGCGTGATACCGTCAATCAGCAGGTGTTGCGGCGTCACTTTAAGGCGCGCAACAGCCCGGCACATGGACTGTACTGTGGCCTGCAGGATATTGATCTCATCAATCTCTTCGGCATGAGCAAAGCCAACGCCGACGGCGAGGGCCTGCTGACGTATGGGACCAAACAACTGTTCGCGTTTTTTTTCGGTGAGTTTTTTTGAGTCGTTCAGACCGGGAAGATCAAAGTGCTCAGGAAGAATAACGGCAGCGGCCACAACAGGCCCGGCCAACGGACCTCGTCCGGCTTCATCAATACCGGCGACCAGAGTGGTTCCCTGGCGGCGCAACTGACGTTCAAAATAGGTCGGATCGATGAGATCATCATCGAACAAGGATAAAGTCACGTTTCAACTCCTTGGCACAACACCCTGTCATCGTGATCACTGTTCAACAACTTCGTGGTCACCAGTATAGGGCAGGCGGAGCAAAACCGCTAAGGATAAATCCCGAGGGAAAAGAGCTATTCGTAAAAAGCAACGGACGGCTTTTTGCAAAACTCAGAGAGACGCAAAAGAGTCCCGCAGAGCAGTGCTCTGCGGGACTCTTTTGAATTAGTTCTGACGGATCTCGCGAATACGAGCCGCTTTACCTTGCAGTTGACGCAGGTAGTAAAGCTTGGCGCGACGTACGCGACCTACCGTAACAACCTCGATCTTATCGAGCATCGGTGAATGCAGCGGGAAAATCCGCTCAACGCCCATGCCGCTGGAGATCTTGCGAACGGTAAAGGTGGAACCGATACCACGGTTGACACGTTTGATGCACATCCCCTGAAAAACCTGGATACGCTGTTTGTCACCTTCAACAATTTTTACGTGAACGCGCAGAGTATCACCCGCCTTGAATTGGGGGATATCCTGTTTCATCTGCTCGTTGCCAATCTGTTCAACAATGTTCATCATTGCCTCCTTGTTTATCTGTCAAATTCGTTATTTATCTTTTTTCTCCTGACGCAACATCTGGCGGTGCTGTTCCAACTCCACCCGATCCTGTTCCGTCAACGAGACATGTTCCAGCAAATCCGGCCGCCGCTGCAGTGTTCTGAGCAACTGCTGGCTGCGTCGCCAGGCGGCGATCCGTGCATGATCGCCAGACAACAGCACCTCGGGAACCTTGCGCCCCTCAAATTCAGCCGGGCGCGTATAGTGGGGATGTTCCAACAGGCCATCCGAAAACGAATCCGCTTCGGCACTGCCCTGACTCCCCAGAACCCCAGGTACCAATCGTGCCACAGCATCAATAATCACCATGGCGGGTAATTCACCACCGGTCAATACAAAGTCACCGATGGAATATTCCTCATCAACGTAGCTGCGCACACGCTCGTCGAACCCTTCATAACGACCACAGAGAAAAATCAGACTTTCCTCTTCAGCCAATTGAGCCGCCCGCTGCTGAGTGAATCGCTGTCCCTGTGGGGACATCATCAGCACACGTGCTCGAGGGTGCTGTTGTTTAAGACTCTGGATGGCGCGACATAAAGGCTCGGGCTTCATCACCATTCCATCGCCACCCCCATACGGGGTATCATCAGTGACCTGATGACGGCCTTCGGCCCAATCACGCAACGGATGCGCCGTGATTTGAACCAGTCCTTTTGCAACAGCTTTACCGATAATACTACCGGCAAACGGAGAATCAAACATCTCCGGAAATAATGTCACAACCTCGAATTTCATTCGTTGACCTCAACCAGGCCATCCGGCAAATCGACTTGAATCACCCCCCGATCCAGATCAATCTCCGTGATCAGGGCGGCCACTGCCGGAAACATCACTTCACCATGGGGACCTTCAACAACATACACATCATGTGCCCCGGTTTCGAGAAGTGACGTCAGAACTCCAAGCTTTCCAGCCCGCTTGTCCACCACCTGCAACCCTTCCAGTTGGTGCCAGTAATGGCTGTCTTCGTCCAGATCGGGAAGTTCATCCACAGCCATATACACCTCAGCCCCGACAAACGACTCAATCTTATTGATGTGTTCAAACCCCTTGAGCACCAGCAGAATCTGCTGTTTGTGCCAGGAGCTTTTCGTCACATCGGCAACAACACGGCGATTGTCCCGGCAGACCAGTTCAACCTGCGTTGCTTCAAGCAATGCCTGCGACCCGGAAGTCACAGGTCGTATTTTCATATCCCCACGCAATCCGTGGGTCCCAATAATCGTTCCAGCATGAAACAGGTGTTGGGATGTTGCGCTCACCGTGTTTACCAGCTTATGCAACCGGCTTTTGGGTGAATTTTTCCCAGACACCTTCCTGGCGCAGAATTTGGCGAACAGTTTCAGAGGGTTGCGCCCCCTTGTTCAGCCAAGCCAGTGCGCGTTCTTCGTTGAGAGCCACCATTTTCGGCTCAACGAGGGGATTGTACTGACCAAGGTTTTCGATGTAACGACCGTCACGGGGACAACGCTCGTCCGCGACAACAATCTGGTAAAAAGGTTTCTTCTTAGCACCACCACGGGCCAATCTGATTTTTACGGACATGTTTCTTGTTCCTCTCTATGAATGGATGCCTGCTCATCAGGCATCTTAAAACGTTTGACTAAGGGCAAATCGGGCGTCCCTTAAAAGGGCAGACCGTTGCCACCGCCGCCCATGAGCCCTTTAAGACCTTTGGGACCCATTTTCTGCATTTTTTTCATCATCTTCTGCGCTTCGGTAAAGCGCTTAAGCAGTTGATTGACATCCTGAATACGGGTGCCACTGCCTTTGGCAATACGCAGACGACGTGAACCATTAATCATTTTATGGTTGTTACGCTCAGCCGGTGTCATCGAACCGATAATCGCCTCAATGCGTTTAAGCTCTTTATCCGGCAATTGCATACCACCGGCTTTTTTCATCGCTTTTCCGGCACCGGGAATCATTTTCATCAACGATTCCATGGAACCCATTTTTTTGACCATCTGCAACTGATCGCGGAAGGTTTCCAGCGTGAAACCCTCTTTACGCATTTTCTTTTCCATGCGCGCGGCGTCGTCTTTATCGATGGCGGCCTCAGCCTTTTCGATCAGGGACAGCACATCACCCATGCCGAGAATCCGTTGAGCCATACGGTCGGGATGGAATACCTCAAGGGCATCCATTTTCTCCCCCATACCAACGAATTTAATCGGCTTGCCGGTAACAGCACGCACAGACAGCGCGGCACCACCACGCGCATCACCATCAAGTTTGGTGAGAACCACACCGGTAATGTCGAGCTTCTCGTCAAAACTTTTGACGACATTGACCGCATCCTGACCAGTCATGGCATCAGCCACAAACAGAATCTCGCGCGGCTGCAATGCGTCGTTGATCCGACCCAGCTCATCCATCAACTCGCTGTCGATATGCAGACGGCCGGCAGTATCGAGAATCAGGGTGTCATGGCCATTGAGACGGGCAAACTCACGCGCCTGTTCACAAATGGACACCGGATCGTCACCGGGCTGGGTATCAAACACGGCAACGCCGAGTTGGCGGCCGAGAGTTTTCAATTGCTCAATCGCGGCCGGACGGTAGATATCCGCCGGCACCAACAATGGATCGCGCTTATCACGACGCAGCTGTAACGCCAGCTTACCACAGGTGGTCGTTTTACCCGCCCCCTGCAGACCGCACAGCATAATCGGCACCGGTGGTTGCGCAGCCAGGTCAAGCGCTGCGTTGTCGCCCTCGCCCATCAGACGACCCAGTTCGTCACGAACAATCTTGATGACCTGTTGTGCCGGGGTCAGGCTTTTGAGCACATCGGTGCCGACCGCCCGCTCACGCACGGCGGCGACGAAATCTTTGACTACTTTGAAATTGACATCCGCTTCAAGAAGCACCAGACGCACTTCGCGCATGGCCTCATCAACATGGCTCTCGGTCAGGCGACCTTTACCACTGAGTTTCTTGAAAACGGCGTCAAATTTATCTGTCAGGTTATCGAACATAGCTATCCCTGCGTCTGCTAAAGTCGCAAATAGTGGACTATAGTTACCCGGTCAAGGGTTGTCAAGAAAATTCACCGACCTCAACAAAGGCGTCATCCTCATGTTGTGGCGCATAGATGGTGAACGGCTTCAGACCAAGTTGGGTGAGCAACAGAACAATGCCTTCCTGATCTTTACAATCAAAGCGAATCACCATACCACAATCACTTGACAGAGCCCGCGGCACCGGAATAAGAAGAATATCAAACTTTTCCTGAAGACGTATCTCCGCCAGCATCACCCGGTGAATGGAATTAAATATGATGAGCCGGTGATGCTCTTCAACCATTTTCATATATGTAAACCCTTTGACTTAAATTGACAGTCTCGCCACAACTGGCTATGGTGGCCCTAACAATTTGTTTCTTCCCTTTTTTCAGGCTCAATGATGACCGAAACGACCAGTTCAATGATAATCCTGCTCAGCGTTGCCCTGTTCAGCAATATTCCGCTGGGCTATCTGCGCCAAGGTGTGGCTAAACGCTCCGCATTATGGATGCTGTATATCCATCTGTCGATCCCATTTCTTTTTACCCTGCGCCATCATTACGGGTTCAGCTGGCGCGTCATCCCGTTCACCCTGAGTTGTGCCGTGATTGGTCAACTGGTGGGGGGACGTCTGCGCAAACGGGCTGACCGCGTTTGACCCATGGCAAAACGATCTTCCGGAAAAAAATCCCTGTCCACGGCACGCAACATTATCGAAGGACTGTTCTCCCAACTCGGCATCGCCGACAAAATCGAGCAACACCGGGTATGGCTGATCTGGAAAGAGTGTGTCGGCCCACAGATCGCCGCCCAGGCCAGCCCACTGCGAATCCGAGACAACATCCTTGAAGTGCGCGTCAGCCATCCGGTGTGGATGCAACAGTTGCAACTCCTCAAACCACGGCTGCTGGAACGGCTTAACGCCGAACTGGGCGACACACCCCTCAAAGACATGTTTTTCCGCCGCGGCAAACCGGCCCAACAGGAGATCAAGACCACAGAAAAAATCATCCTGCCGGAACTTGATGCGTCAGAACTGCAAGAGATTGACCAACTGGTCGCCGCCATCAACGACGACGAAACCCGTCAAGCCATGCGTGATTTTTTCACCCGCCAACGTCAGCTCGACAACGCACGCGACAAATTATCCTGAACACATACGTCCCGCATAGATCTGCTCCACTTCTTCACTATAGCGATCACGTTGCCCGGTTTCTGGCGACTGCGACTTGCGGTCGCGATACAGATAGAGTGGCGCTTCAATAGTGACACCAGGCTGCCCCCCCTTACGCCCCTCAACCAGAACCAATCGGGCCGGGCTGCCCTGACGACTGTGAACATAACGCAACCGCTTGACGGCAAGCCCGTGGCAGCTTAGAGCGACCATCAGTTCGGCACTGCGTTCAGCCAGATGAACCATGGACAGACGTCCGCCATGTTTAAGCAACACGGCTGCCCCCCGCACAAACGCATCCAATCCGCCGGAAACTTCGTGGCGCGAGACTGCGCGTTCATCTCCCTGTGAGCAGCGTCCCTGCCCCAAGGGTCGAAACGGCGGGTTACACACCACCAGATCAAAATCACCATGCCATGCCGACGGCACCTCTCGCACATCGGTCTGCTGAACGTCTATCCGGCCTTCAAGGCCATTCAGAACGACACTCTTACGGGCGCGTGCCACCTGTGCAGCCTGTAACTCCAGTGCAACCACGGACAGCGAGGGGAAAGCACGTGCCAGAATCAGGGCCATCACGGCACTGCCACAACCAAGATCAACAACCCGTTCGCGCTGACGCGGTCGGCAGAAATCAGTCAGCAACACCGGATCAATGGAGAAGCGATAGCCATCGCGGTGCTGAACAATGTCCACACCGAGACCATCAAGTCGATCCAGGGTTTCATTGTCAGCCAAAACCAGGTGTGTCATCGGAAAATCCAAGATAAAAAAAGGAGAGCGGGACACCGCTCTCCTTGTGAATCACTGTATTGCCAACGGTTACGAACCGTAAGAATGAAGTCCGGCCAGCAACAGATTGACGCCAAGATAGCAGAAAATTGTTGCGGCAAAACCAACAATCGACAGAATCGCCGCCTTGCGACCAGCCCAGCCGCGAGTAATGCGGGCATGCAGAAACGCAGCGTAAATAAACCAAACAATCAGACTCCAGGTCTCCTTGGGGTCCCAGCTCCAATAGGTACCCCAAGCGTAGTTTGCCCAAGCCGCCCCAGTAATAATCCCGAGAGACAGCAGGGGAAAGCCGATCATGATGGCCTTGTAGTTAAGGTCATCAAGAATCTTGGCACTGGGGAACAGACCAACAATGCCGCCAGCAGGCGCATCCGAGTCGGGAGATTCCTTACCCACTTTGATCAGGTACATGATCGACACACCGCAAGCTACGGCAAAAGCGGCATAACCGAGAAAGCAGGTAATAACATGATAGGTTAACCAGTTACTCTGCAACGCCGGAACCAGCGGTGAAATGGTGGAATCGAGTCGCAGTTGCGCCCAGGTCATGGCCAAAAAAGCAAACGGCAGAACAAACGCTCCGACAGAACGCTGCTTATATTTCCAATCAATCAACAGATAAATCAGCAGAATCGTCCAAGAAAAGAACACCACCGACTCATACAGATTGGACAACGGCGCATAACCGGCACCACCAGGGATCTGGTAGGTTTCATACCAGCGCAGACCAATCGCACACGTCTGAGCAACGAACCCGACCAGCGACAACAGAGTGGCCAGCTTCGCCACCATATCACTACGGGTTGCCAGATAAGCGATGAACAGCACCATGGCGGCAAAATAGCCAATGGTTACCATATTGAACAACTGACCACTTGTCATAAATTTAATCCTCCTCGCGACCGCTTGTTAGGCAGAAAGCGCGTCACGAAATTTCTTTTTTAATTCGTCAAAGTACAGCTCAAAGGCCGGCTGATTGCGATGCGCCGAACCGACCAGGCGTACACCAATTTTGCCGTTATCCTGAGGGGTCAGCACCACCCACATACGACGGTGCGAAATGAAAAACGCCACCAGACAACCGACAATCATCAGAGTGCAACCCACCCAGACAACCCAGACACCAGGATCTTTGGTGACCTGCAAGCCGGTATAGTATAACTGGTCAAAATCAACCAGAGTGAAAATATAGTCACCGCCACGCTCTTCATCGAATTTGGGGAAGTTTTTGAAGAGAGTCACCACACGTGCTTCCCCCTCCTTGGGCAGCACTTCGAGACGTGCAGCAGGGCCAAAATTACGAAACATGGGAGTAAAATCGGCAATACGCAGGCGATCTCCGCTGGGCAACTCGACCAATTGGCCCCGATGCAGTGAAAAAGCATCGACTTTATCCTCTCCGCGAACCTTGACCTTGATGGAGATCACTTCATCACCGGCCGGGCCGTAGCTCGACTGGTAGAAGGTAATCCCCTTATAGCTTAAGGGATCATTGACCTCAATGTGACGGTTTTCGATCACCGTTTCACCTTGATCGATGACGGTCAGGATACTTTCGTATTCTTTGGGCCGTTGTGAATTACCGTAAAATTCCACGGAGAAGTCTTCACAGCGCACTGAGAAACCAAGAGGGATTGAGGTCTGACCGTTGCGCATCCACACCCGATCCGATTCACCCCCTTCAGGGATATTGACAAACGCCTTATAGCCGTAGAGGTTGCCGATAATCGCACCAAGAAAGATGATCAGGATCGACAGGTGGGTAACATAGACACCAAAGCGGGCATATTTTGCTTTTTCAGCATACAGATACGTGCTGCCGTCCTTTTCATTCACCTGCGCCGTAGCAAACTCAGCACCAACAAATGCCTTCATACGATCAAGCAGTGTCGGCAGATCCCCTTTGACCAACTTCTCATCCACGTTCGAAAACGCTTTGAGCATCTGTTCGCTGGGCGTCACGGAGGGATTATGCACCAGACGCCATACCCGAGGGAGACGCTTAATCGAGCAACAGGTCAGGTTGACACAAAACAGCAGCAACAAACCGATAAACCACCAGGAGTGGTACATATCAAAAAACTGCAGGCTGTCCAACACCCGATAGGTGTCTTCACTGAACACCCGCAGGTATTCCTGACGGGACAGATTCTGCTGAATCACCGTACCGATGATTGAGGTGATTGCCAGGGCAATCAGAATAAAAATGGTCAGCTTGAGGGAGCAGAAAAAGTCCCACAACCTACCGAAAAAGCCACGCTGCTTTACACTCAAGTCGTGTCTCCTTTACGTTAAAAAAATGGCGGAAAATGAATCGCCTATTGTGGCTGAATGATTACAGCCCGTCAGCGGCAAGCCGCTGTTGCAGTTTGTCACTCTTGTTCGCTACACCTTGAGCCATCTCCTGACGTGACGTGACCAGTTTTTCCGCCAGATCGCTGTCGGAAAGGGCCAATAGCTGCACAGCGAAGATCCCGGCATTTTTGGCACCGGCCTTACCAATAGCCATGGTCGCCACGGGAATGCCACCCGGCATCTGCACTGTCGCTAGTAGAGCATCCAACCCCTTGAGCGCCGAACTGTCGATGGGTACACCAATGATCGGCAGGGTGGTTTCCGAAGCAACCACTCCGGCCAGATGTGCAGCAGCACCGGCACCGACAATCAGTGCCTTGACACCACGGGACATCGCTGTTGAGGCATAATCAGCGGTGCGCTCTGGTGAACGGTGGGCACTGCTGACAATCATCTCAAAAGGGACATCAAACGACTTGAGAACCTTGGCAGCCTCGACCATCACGTCATAGTCGGAATCACTGCCCATCAAAATACCAATTGCGGGTTGTTGCGTCATGTGTCTGTCGATCCTTGTTATTGTTACGTTTCTGTTGTTATCGTTTCAGGGCCTTCTGGCCGATATCACGGCGCATCTGCATGCCGTTCCACTGAATTTTGTCTGCACCTTCGTATGCTTTGTCGATGGCCACAGCGACGGTCTCGCCCCAACCGGTGACACCGAGCACCCGGCCACCAGCAGTGACAATTCGGCCATCCTGTTCCGCAGTGCCGGCATGGAACACCCGAACACCATCAACGGCATTGGCGGCGTCGATCCCTTCGATTACATCGCCCTTGCTGTAGCTGGCGGGATAACCACCGGCCGCCAGAACCACACACACCGCAGCACGGTCATACCATTCCAGCGCCTTGGTGGTTAGTTCGCCACGCGCACAATCAAGCAGCACCGGCACCACATCCGATTTCATCCGTGACAACAGTGGCTGACACTCAGGATCACCAAAACGAGCATTAAATTCGAGCACCTTGAAGTCGTCGTTTTCAATCATCAAGCCGACAAACAGGATTCCGCAATACGGACAACCTTCGGCAGCCATACCGTCAATAGTAGGTTGCACCACTTCATCGACAATACGCTGATACAGCGCGTCCGTAACAACCGGAGCCGGGGAGTACGCTCCCATACCACCGGTGTTGGGGCCTTTATCGCCATCAAAGATCTGCTTGTGATCTTGAGACGACGCCAAAGGCAGGATATTTTTGCCATCGGTAAAGGCAAAGAAGGACGCTTCTTCGCCAGTCAGAAACTCTTCCACGACCACGGCATCACCGGCATCGCCAAATGTCTTCTTCACCAGGATGTCATCCACAGCGGCAATGGCTTCATCGACAGTCTGCGCCAGAATGACACCTTTACCCGCTGCCAGGCCATCAACCTTAACCACAATAGGAGCACCCTGTTGACGAATATAGGCTGCGGCGGCATCGCGATCGGTAAAGGATTCATAGGCCGCTGTCTTGATACCGTACTTGGCCATCAGATCCTTGGAGAAACCCTTGCTGCCCTCAATCTGTGCTGCAGCCTTGCTCGGACCAAAGATCGCCAGCCCCTGCGCTTTGAAGCGGTCGACAATTCCCAGCGTCAGTGGCAACTCCGGCCCGACAACCGTCAGGTCAATCTGCTCTTTTATGGCAAAATCACACAGGCCGTCGATATTATCAACCGCCAAATGCACAGTTTCGGCCAGTTCCTTCATACCGGGATTCCCCGGGGCGCAGTAAACTTTTTCAACCAGAGGAGATTGGGCTATTTTCCACACCAGAGCGTGTTCACGACCGCCCCCACCAACGACGAGAATTTTCATAACGATCCAATCCTTTGTGTTTTATCGCCCGACTTGACCGGGTCCTAAATACCACTTGGGCCCCCGACAACGGGAGCCCGATACATGAGACCTCCGGAAGGGCTACCCCTCCGGAGGTCATTACTGAACAATAAAATTAGTGACGGAAATGACGCATACCGGTAAACACCATGGCAATACCATGCTCATCCGCTGCGGCAATCACCTCTTCATCACGGATCGAGCCACCCGGCTGGATCACCGCAGTGACACCAACGGCCGCGGCATTGTCCAATCCGTCACGAAACGGGAAGAAGGCGTCCGAGGCCATAGCCGAGCCTTTGACATCGAGCCCGGCATGGTCCGCCTTGATGGCAGCAATGCGCGCCGAGTTAACCCGGCTCATCTGACCGGCACCGACGCCGATGGTCATGGCGTCCTTGCCGTAAACAATGGCATTGGACTTGACGAATTTCGCCACCCGCCAGGTGAACAGCAGGTCCTTCATCTCCTGCTCAGTGGGCTGACGCTTGGTCACCACCTTGAGATCATCATACAGGGCATGGTCGGCATCCTGCACCAGCAGTCCGCCATTGACGCGCTTGTACTCAAAACGATCTGCTGGAGTTTCCGGCCATTGGCCACACTCAAGCAGACGGACATTTTTCTTGGCCTTGACGATTTCGATGGCTTCAGCACTCACTGTCGGGGCAATGATCACCTCGACGAACT
The nucleotide sequence above comes from Desulfuromonas acetoxidans DSM 684. Encoded proteins:
- the purE gene encoding 5-(carboxyamino)imidazole ribonucleotide mutase — translated: MTQQPAIGILMGSDSDYDVMVEAAKVLKSFDVPFEMIVSSAHRSPERTADYASTAMSRGVKALIVGAGAAAHLAGVVASETTLPIIGVPIDSSALKGLDALLATVQMPGGIPVATMAIGKAGAKNAGIFAVQLLALSDSDLAEKLVTSRQEMAQGVANKSDKLQQRLAADGL
- the trmD gene encoding tRNA (guanosine(37)-N1)-methyltransferase TrmD — protein: MKFEVVTLFPEMFDSPFAGSIIGKAVAKGLVQITAHPLRDWAEGRHQVTDDTPYGGGDGMVMKPEPLCRAIQSLKQQHPRARVLMMSPQGQRFTQQRAAQLAEEESLIFLCGRYEGFDERVRSYVDEEYSIGDFVLTGGELPAMVIIDAVARLVPGVLGSQGSAEADSFSDGLLEHPHYTRPAEFEGRKVPEVLLSGDHARIAAWRRSQQLLRTLQRRPDLLEHVSLTEQDRVELEQHRQMLRQEKKDK
- the rimM gene encoding ribosome maturation factor RimM (Essential for efficient processing of 16S rRNA) — its product is MSGKNSPKSRLHKLVNTVSATSQHLFHAGTIIGTHGLRGDMKIRPVTSGSQALLEATQVELVCRDNRRVVADVTKSSWHKQQILLVLKGFEHINKIESFVGAEVYMAVDELPDLDEDSHYWHQLEGLQVVDKRAGKLGVLTSLLETGAHDVYVVEGPHGEVMFPAVAALITEIDLDRGVIQVDLPDGLVEVNE
- the ffh gene encoding signal recognition particle protein; its protein translation is MFDNLTDKFDAVFKKLSGKGRLTESHVDEAMREVRLVLLEADVNFKVVKDFVAAVRERAVGTDVLKSLTPAQQVIKIVRDELGRLMGEGDNAALDLAAQPPVPIMLCGLQGAGKTTTCGKLALQLRRDKRDPLLVPADIYRPAAIEQLKTLGRQLGVAVFDTQPGDDPVSICEQAREFARLNGHDTLILDTAGRLHIDSELMDELGRINDALQPREILFVADAMTGQDAVNVVKSFDEKLDITGVVLTKLDGDARGGAALSVRAVTGKPIKFVGMGEKMDALEVFHPDRMAQRILGMGDVLSLIEKAEAAIDKDDAARMEKKMRKEGFTLETFRDQLQMVKKMGSMESLMKMIPGAGKAMKKAGGMQLPDKELKRIEAIIGSMTPAERNNHKMINGSRRLRIAKGSGTRIQDVNQLLKRFTEAQKMMKKMQKMGPKGLKGLMGGGGNGLPF
- the rplS gene encoding 50S ribosomal protein L19, whose product is MMNIVEQIGNEQMKQDIPQFKAGDTLRVHVKIVEGDKQRIQVFQGMCIKRVNRGIGSTFTVRKISSGMGVERIFPLHSPMLDKIEVVTVGRVRRAKLYYLRQLQGKAARIREIRQN
- a CDS encoding tRNA1(Val) (adenine(37)-N6)-methyltransferase, coding for MTHLVLADNETLDRLDGLGVDIVQHRDGYRFSIDPVLLTDFCRPRQRERVVDLGCGSAVMALILARAFPSLSVVALELQAAQVARARKSVVLNGLEGRIDVQQTDVREVPSAWHGDFDLVVCNPPFRPLGQGRCSQGDERAVSRHEVSGGLDAFVRGAAVLLKHGGRLSMVHLAERSAELMVALSCHGLAVKRLRYVHSRQGSPARLVLVEGRKGGQPGVTIEAPLYLYRDRKSQSPETGQRDRYSEEVEQIYAGRMCSG
- the rpsP gene encoding 30S ribosomal protein S16, whose translation is MSVKIRLARGGAKKKPFYQIVVADERCPRDGRYIENLGQYNPLVEPKMVALNEERALAWLNKGAQPSETVRQILRQEGVWEKFTQKPVA
- the purD gene encoding phosphoribosylamine--glycine ligase translates to MKILVVGGGGREHALVWKIAQSPLVEKVYCAPGNPGMKELAETVHLAVDNIDGLCDFAIKEQIDLTVVGPELPLTLGIVDRFKAQGLAIFGPSKAAAQIEGSKGFSKDLMAKYGIKTAAYESFTDRDAAAAYIRQQGAPIVVKVDGLAAGKGVILAQTVDEAIAAVDDILVKKTFGDAGDAVVVEEFLTGEEASFFAFTDGKNILPLASSQDHKQIFDGDKGPNTGGMGAYSPAPVVTDALYQRIVDEVVQPTIDGMAAEGCPYCGILFVGLMIENDDFKVLEFNARFGDPECQPLLSRMKSDVVPVLLDCARGELTTKALEWYDRAAVCVVLAAGGYPASYSKGDVIEGIDAANAVDGVRVFHAGTAEQDGRIVTAGGRVLGVTGWGETVAVAIDKAYEGADKIQWNGMQMRRDIGQKALKR
- a CDS encoding DUF3343 domain-containing protein, translating into MKMVEEHHRLIIFNSIHRVMLAEIRLQEKFDILLIPVPRALSSDCGMVIRFDCKDQEGIVLLLTQLGLKPFTIYAPQHEDDAFVEVGEFS
- the ccsB gene encoding c-type cytochrome biogenesis protein CcsB, with translation MTSGQLFNMVTIGYFAAMVLFIAYLATRSDMVAKLATLLSLVGFVAQTCAIGLRWYETYQIPGGAGYAPLSNLYESVVFFSWTILLIYLLIDWKYKQRSVGAFVLPFAFLAMTWAQLRLDSTISPLVPALQSNWLTYHVITCFLGYAAFAVACGVSIMYLIKVGKESPDSDAPAGGIVGLFPSAKILDDLNYKAIMIGFPLLSLGIITGAAWANYAWGTYWSWDPKETWSLIVWFIYAAFLHARITRGWAGRKAAILSIVGFAATIFCYLGVNLLLAGLHSYGS
- a CDS encoding DUF721 domain-containing protein, which translates into the protein MAKRSSGKKSLSTARNIIEGLFSQLGIADKIEQHRVWLIWKECVGPQIAAQASPLRIRDNILEVRVSHPVWMQQLQLLKPRLLERLNAELGDTPLKDMFFRRGKPAQQEIKTTEKIILPELDASELQEIDQLVAAINDDETRQAMRDFFTRQRQLDNARDKLS
- a CDS encoding ribonuclease HII, with the translated sequence MTLSLFDDDLIDPTYFERQLRRQGTTLVAGIDEAGRGPLAGPVVAAAVILPEHFDLPGLNDSKKLTEKKREQLFGPIRQQALAVGVGFAHAEEIDEINILQATVQSMCRAVARLKVTPQHLLIDGITPLPLSIDQQTIKKGDSRSLSVAAASVIAKVVRDRMMKVYARHYPDYGFEGHKGYGSARHRQLIAEHGPCPLHRKTFGGVREHL
- the resB gene encoding cytochrome c biogenesis protein ResB, which produces MSVKQRGFFGRLWDFFCSLKLTIFILIALAITSIIGTVIQQNLSRQEYLRVFSEDTYRVLDSLQFFDMYHSWWFIGLLLLFCVNLTCCSIKRLPRVWRLVHNPSVTPSEQMLKAFSNVDEKLVKGDLPTLLDRMKAFVGAEFATAQVNEKDGSTYLYAEKAKYARFGVYVTHLSILIIFLGAIIGNLYGYKAFVNIPEGGESDRVWMRNGQTSIPLGFSVRCEDFSVEFYGNSQRPKEYESILTVIDQGETVIENRHIEVNDPLSYKGITFYQSSYGPAGDEVISIKVKVRGEDKVDAFSLHRGQLVELPSGDRLRIADFTPMFRNFGPAARLEVLPKEGEARVVTLFKNFPKFDEERGGDYIFTLVDFDQLYYTGLQVTKDPGVWVVWVGCTLMIVGCLVAFFISHRRMWVVLTPQDNGKIGVRLVGSAHRNQPAFELYFDELKKKFRDALSA